From the Erythrolamprus reginae isolate rEryReg1 chromosome Z, rEryReg1.hap1, whole genome shotgun sequence genome, one window contains:
- the OR6S1 gene encoding olfactory receptor 6S1, translating into MDNQSISEFILLGFSIGHQAELLLAFLILTMYIASLGANMVILCIVLVDNRLHNPMYFFLGNVAMLDIFFTSVASPQLLRNLLSGDKSISFVGCMTQSYFYFFLGTVQFLLFTSMSYDRYAAICKPLQYHAIMNIQVCIQIVLACWLGGFFSVFIPTIMIARLSYCKSNIINHFFCDSGPLLDLSCSDTRVIELMDFVLSSVVILCSLVLTLVSYVCIVSAIIRISTTSGRTKAFNTCASHLTIISISCSISIFIYVTPSQKKTFEVHKVPALLTTVVCPLLNPFFFTLQNDTVKLVLRDMVRHITKQIAHKVCGVLGRTRYSKWRDQAKT; encoded by the coding sequence ATGGACAACCAAAGCATATCTGAATTCATTCTCCTGGGTTTTTCTATTGGTCATCAAGCTGAGCTCCTGCTAGCCTTCCTCATTTTAACCATGTATATTGCAAGCTTGGGAGCCAATATGGTCATCCTATGCATTGTATTGGTAGATAACCGCCTCCACAACCCAATGTATTTCTTTCTTGGTAATGTTGCCATGCTGGACATCTTCTTCACCTCTGTGGCCAGCCCACAATTGCTCCGGAACCTCCTCTCTGGTGACAAGTCAATTTCTTTTGTTGGATGCATGACACAatcctatttctatttcttcttagGGACAGTACAATTCCTTTTGTTTACCTCCATGTCCTATGACCGTTATGCTGCCATATGCAAGCCACTGCAATATCATGCAATTATGAATATCCAGGTGTGCATCCAGATTGttttggcttgctggctgggtggGTTCTTCTCAGTTTTTATTCCCACCATTATGATTGCCAGGCTATCCTATTGCAAGTCTAACATCATCAACCATTTCTTTTGTGACAGTGGCCCTCTGCTGGATCTGTCCTGCAGTGACACCCGAGTGATAGAGTTGATGGATTTTGTGCTGTCATCTGTTGTTATCCTCTGCTCTTTAGTCTTAACCTTAGTTTCTTATGTGTGTATCGTCTCAGCAATAATCCGCATCTCTACCACTTCAGGCCGGACAAAAGCCTTCAATACTTGTGCTTCACACCTGACCATTATCTCCATCTCCTGCAGCATCAGCATCTTCATCTACGTCACTCCATCCCAAAAGAAGACTTTCGAAGTCCATAAGGTTCCCGCTCTTCTCACCACAGTGGTCTGTCCTTTACTGAACCCTTTCTTCTTCACCCTGCAAAATGACACAGTGAAGCTGGTGCTAAGAGACATGGTGAGACACATCACAAAGCAGATTGCTCATAAAGTTTGTGGAGTGTTGGGAAGGACCAGGTATAGTAAGTGGAGAGACCAGGCAAAAACATAA